Genomic window (Pseudomonas sp. L5B5):
GTGAATTCAGCGAATACCGGATGTTGATGTTCGGCGCCATGATGGTGCTGATGATGATCTGGCGTCCTCAAGGTCTGCTGCCCATGCAACGTCCTCACATGGAGCTGCGCAAATGAGCCGTGAGATCCTGAAAGTAACCGGCCTGTCCATGCGCTTCGGCGGCCTGCTGGCGGTCAACAGCGTGGCCCTGACCGTCAAGGAAAAACAAGTGGTGGCGCTGATCGGCCCGAACGGCGCCGGCAAGACCACGGTATTCAACTGCCTCACCGGCTTCTACCAACCAAGCGCCGGCACCATCCTGCTGGACGGCGAGCCGATCCAGGGCCTGCCCGGCCACAAGATCGCCCGCAAGGGCGTGGTGCGGACCTTCCAGAACGTGCGGCTGTTCAAGGACATGACCGCGGTCGAGAACCTGTTGATCGCCCAGCATCGTCACCTGAACACCAACTTCCTGTCCGGGCTGTTCAAGACCCCGGCGTTTCGCAAGAGCGAGCACGAGGCCATGGAGTACGCCGGCTACTGGCTGGACAAGGTCAACCTGCGCGAGTTTGCCAACCGTCCCGCCGGTACCCTGGCCTATGGTCAGCAACGGCGCCTGGAAATCGCCCGCTGCATGATGACCCGACCGCGGATCCTCATGCTCGACGAGCCTGCCGCCGGCCTGAACCCGAGGGAAACCGAGGATCTCAAGGCGCTGATCAGCGTGCTGCGTGAAGAGCACAACGTCACTGTGCTGCTGATCGAGCACGACATGAAGCTGGTCATGAGCATTTCCGACCACATCGTCGTGATCAACCAGGGCACGCCCTTGGCTGACGGTACGCCGGAGCAGATCCGCGACAATCCCGAAGTGATCAAAGCCTACCTGGGAGAAGCGTAAATGCTGCAGTTCGAGAACGTTTCCACCTACTACGGCAAGATCCAGGCGCTGCACAGTGTCAACGTCGAGATCCGCCAGGGCGAGATCGTCACCCTGATCGGGGCCAACGGCGCTGGCAAGTCCACCCTGCTGATGACCCTGTGTGGCTCGCCCCAGGCCCACAGCGGCA
Coding sequences:
- the livG gene encoding high-affinity branched-chain amino acid ABC transporter ATP-binding protein LivG produces the protein MSREILKVTGLSMRFGGLLAVNSVALTVKEKQVVALIGPNGAGKTTVFNCLTGFYQPSAGTILLDGEPIQGLPGHKIARKGVVRTFQNVRLFKDMTAVENLLIAQHRHLNTNFLSGLFKTPAFRKSEHEAMEYAGYWLDKVNLREFANRPAGTLAYGQQRRLEIARCMMTRPRILMLDEPAAGLNPRETEDLKALISVLREEHNVTVLLIEHDMKLVMSISDHIVVINQGTPLADGTPEQIRDNPEVIKAYLGEA